The Blastomonas fulva genome contains a region encoding:
- a CDS encoding TIGR03087 family PEP-CTERM/XrtA system glycosyltransferase, with amino-acid sequence MGETLFLAHRIPFPPDRGDKIRSCAMLRALAARGPVHVATFGETDADMAAEVELAWTATSHVLVRRTISNLRAGLNALAAGKPVSLVAFESAEIGHFVSRLIATRPIDTIFVFSGQMAQFIPPSFAGRVVMDFVDMDSAKFAAYADAAQGPMKLVHAREARLLGAFEQTVARRADLSLFVSPAEAALFRETLGDPSVRVEGISNGIDTVAYDPAGVAPAPYASDPGPHLVFTGQMDYAPNVDAVVHFARQVLPAVRAEHPDACFHIVGRNPVPAVRALASLAGVNMAGAVEDIRPWIASADVVVAPLRIARGIQNKVLEAMAMARPVVASAAAAEGIVAEDGEHFVIAHDDAALGAAVNALASDRARGTAMGQAARAHMLQCYQWDAQLAPLMRWLDAPVPALQSAA; translated from the coding sequence ATGGGCGAAACGCTCTTCCTTGCGCACCGCATTCCGTTTCCGCCAGACCGCGGCGACAAGATCCGTTCGTGCGCGATGCTGCGCGCGCTCGCCGCGCGTGGGCCCGTGCATGTCGCGACCTTTGGCGAGACCGATGCGGACATGGCCGCCGAGGTCGAGCTAGCCTGGACCGCGACCAGCCATGTGCTGGTGCGGCGCACCATTTCCAACCTGCGCGCGGGGCTCAATGCGCTTGCCGCCGGCAAACCGGTGTCGCTGGTGGCGTTCGAAAGTGCCGAGATCGGCCACTTCGTCAGCCGCCTGATCGCCACGCGGCCGATCGACACGATCTTCGTCTTTTCAGGGCAGATGGCGCAGTTCATTCCGCCAAGCTTTGCGGGCCGCGTCGTCATGGATTTCGTCGACATGGATTCGGCCAAGTTCGCAGCCTATGCCGATGCTGCGCAGGGACCGATGAAGCTGGTGCACGCGCGCGAGGCGCGGCTCCTGGGTGCGTTCGAGCAGACCGTGGCGCGCCGCGCCGATCTGTCGCTGTTTGTCAGCCCGGCAGAAGCGGCGCTGTTTCGCGAGACGCTGGGCGATCCCTCTGTCCGCGTCGAGGGAATCAGCAACGGCATCGATACCGTCGCTTATGATCCCGCCGGGGTCGCGCCCGCGCCTTATGCCAGCGATCCCGGCCCGCACCTCGTGTTCACCGGGCAGATGGACTACGCGCCCAATGTCGATGCGGTGGTGCATTTCGCACGCCAAGTGCTGCCGGCTGTTCGCGCCGAACACCCTGATGCATGCTTCCACATCGTCGGGCGCAATCCGGTCCCTGCGGTCCGCGCGCTTGCCAGCCTGGCGGGGGTGAACATGGCCGGCGCGGTCGAGGACATCCGTCCCTGGATCGCCTCGGCCGATGTCGTGGTGGCGCCGTTGCGGATCGCACGCGGGATACAGAACAAGGTGCTCGAGGCGATGGCGATGGCGCGTCCGGTGGTCGCGTCCGCCGCCGCCGCCGAGGGGATCGTCGCCGAGGACGGCGAGCATTTCGTGATCGCGCATGATGACGCCGCGTTGGGTGCCGCGGTCAACGCGCTTGCCTCCGATCGCGCGCGCGGCACGGCGATGGGGCAGGCGGCTCGCGCGCATATGCTGCAATGCTATCAATGGGATGCACAGCTTGCGCCGTTGATGCGCTGGCTCGATGCACCTGTGCCCGCGCTGCAAAGTGCGGCCTGA
- the fmt gene encoding methionyl-tRNA formyltransferase, with amino-acid sequence MRIAFMGTPDFAVPTLQALVDAGHEIAAVYSQPPRPANRGKKLTPSPVQQRAEQLGLEVRTPVSLKGEDEKRAFAALDLDACVVAAYGLILPRAVLDAPRHGCLNVHGSLLPRWRGAAPVQRAILAGDGQTGVTIMQMEAGLDTGPMLLKGETAVDGKTAGELTSEIAQIGARLMVQVLGDLGAYPPQVQPDEGVTYAAKIDKAEARLDFTCSAIEVERQVRAFNPMPGAFFELNGERVRVHSAEVVEGTAAPGSILDDRLAIACANGAIRPVIIQRAGRPAMALDDFLRGFAVVPGTVIA; translated from the coding sequence ATGCGCATCGCCTTTATGGGAACCCCCGATTTTGCCGTGCCGACACTGCAGGCGCTGGTCGATGCCGGGCACGAGATCGCCGCGGTCTACAGCCAGCCACCGCGCCCCGCCAATCGCGGCAAGAAGCTTACCCCCTCGCCTGTCCAGCAGCGCGCCGAGCAGCTGGGGCTGGAAGTGCGCACCCCTGTGTCGCTCAAGGGCGAAGACGAAAAGCGAGCGTTCGCCGCGCTCGATCTCGATGCCTGCGTGGTCGCGGCCTATGGCCTGATCCTGCCGCGCGCGGTGCTTGATGCGCCGCGTCACGGCTGCCTCAACGTGCACGGTTCGCTGCTGCCGCGCTGGCGCGGCGCCGCGCCGGTGCAGCGCGCGATCCTCGCCGGCGATGGGCAAACGGGCGTCACGATCATGCAGATGGAGGCCGGGCTCGACACCGGGCCGATGCTGCTCAAGGGCGAGACTGCGGTGGACGGAAAGACGGCGGGCGAGCTGACCAGCGAGATCGCGCAGATCGGCGCGCGGCTGATGGTGCAGGTGCTCGGCGACCTTGGCGCTTATCCTCCGCAAGTTCAGCCCGACGAGGGCGTGACCTACGCCGCCAAGATCGACAAGGCCGAGGCGCGGCTGGATTTCACCTGCAGCGCCATCGAGGTCGAGCGGCAGGTGCGCGCGTTCAATCCGATGCCGGGCGCATTCTTCGAGCTGAACGGCGAACGCGTGCGGGTGCATTCGGCGGAGGTTGTCGAAGGAACAGCCGCGCCCGGCAGCATCCTGGACGACCGCCTCGCAATCGCCTGCGCCAATGGCGCGATCCGCCCGGTGATCATCCAGCGCGCGGGCCGTCCGGCGATGGCCCTCGACGACTTTCTGCGTGGGTTTGCCGTTGTGCCGGGCACGGTCATCGCATGA
- the truA gene encoding tRNA pseudouridine(38-40) synthase TruA: MTRFALTLEFDGGPYMGLQRQPHGPSIQQHVEDAAHAITGEQVTLHAAGRTDAGVHALAMRAHIDIEKPIDPFRLMEALNAKLRPEPIAVLACEVVPDNWHARFSCLGRSYIYRITNRRAPLTLERGRAWQVSAPLDAAAMHHAAQHLVGHHDFTTFRSVHCQAASPVKTLDRLDVVRDGDEIDIHAAARSFLHHQVRSMVGCLVLVGRGKWSAHDLKAALDARDRAALGFNAPPDGLYFAGAVYP, from the coding sequence ATGACCCGCTTCGCGCTGACGCTGGAGTTCGACGGCGGGCCCTATATGGGTCTGCAGCGGCAGCCGCACGGCCCCAGCATCCAGCAGCATGTCGAGGATGCCGCGCACGCCATCACCGGCGAGCAGGTGACTCTCCACGCTGCCGGTCGGACCGACGCGGGCGTCCACGCATTGGCGATGCGCGCACATATCGATATCGAAAAGCCGATCGATCCCTTCCGGCTGATGGAAGCGCTGAACGCCAAATTGCGCCCCGAGCCGATCGCGGTGCTCGCCTGCGAGGTCGTGCCCGATAACTGGCATGCGCGCTTCTCGTGCCTGGGCCGGTCGTACATCTACCGCATCACCAACCGCCGCGCCCCGCTGACCCTCGAGCGCGGCAGGGCGTGGCAGGTTTCCGCGCCGCTCGATGCTGCAGCAATGCATCATGCTGCGCAGCATCTGGTCGGGCATCACGATTTCACGACGTTTCGTTCGGTGCATTGTCAGGCGGCGAGCCCGGTCAAGACGCTCGACCGGCTCGACGTGGTGCGCGATGGCGACGAGATCGACATCCACGCCGCCGCGCGCTCGTTCCTGCACCATCAGGTGCGCTCGATGGTCGGCTGCCTGGTGCTGGTGGGGCGCGGCAAATGGTCCGCCCATGACCTCAAGGCCGCGTTGGACGCCAGGGACCGTGCGGCGCTGGGGTTCAATGCTCCGCCCGATGGACTGTACTTTGCCGGGGCGGTGTATCCATAG
- the xrtA gene encoding exosortase A has translation MASIAADAVPVSPQPLSAAWRMALIRLGVAWAAILLVFARDAADMVMIWWDSSTFNHILLIPFILGWLVMQREDELKRIAPSVWAPGLVVMAAAAGGWVLGEAAGVALARHLALVMFLQGSTLALLGPQVARALLFPLGYALFLVPVGEELVPRLQVITADISMALLGMTGIPAHIEGVFISTPTALFRVAEACSGVKFLIAMLAYGVLVANVCFKSWPRRIGIITVAIIVPVLANGVRAFGTIYIAHHHGLDFAAGFDHIFYGWVFFALVLLLVMAIGWRFFDRQVTDPFIEPALAERLAVQSRKAGPQPRPVLIGAALLVAAPLGWALAGLPAPASLPARDTLPDIAGWQRQNYDPTAEWTPRADGSNRTLIASFVRDGRRVDVFAALYDGQSEGREITGFGQGALDPDGTWSWVEAGPALADGRADIITGPSRVVRDVATFYRVGDVQTGSNLGIRLESLKARLLRRSQSAMILIVSAERSGNGSERTAIDALLADAGGARKLAETVLAER, from the coding sequence ATGGCCAGCATTGCCGCCGATGCGGTCCCCGTTTCCCCGCAGCCGCTGAGCGCCGCCTGGCGCATGGCACTGATCCGGCTGGGCGTGGCCTGGGCCGCGATCCTGCTGGTGTTCGCGCGCGACGCTGCGGATATGGTGATGATCTGGTGGGACAGCTCCACCTTCAACCACATCCTGCTCATCCCCTTCATCCTCGGCTGGCTGGTGATGCAGCGCGAAGACGAGCTCAAGCGCATCGCGCCCTCGGTCTGGGCACCCGGGCTGGTGGTAATGGCCGCCGCTGCCGGGGGCTGGGTGCTGGGCGAGGCAGCAGGCGTCGCGCTGGCGCGGCATCTGGCGCTGGTGATGTTCCTGCAGGGCAGCACGCTGGCGCTGCTCGGGCCACAGGTGGCCAGGGCGCTGCTGTTCCCGCTGGGCTATGCGCTGTTCCTTGTGCCGGTGGGCGAGGAGCTGGTGCCGCGGCTGCAGGTGATCACCGCCGATATCTCGATGGCATTGCTCGGCATGACCGGCATTCCTGCGCATATCGAGGGCGTGTTCATCTCGACCCCCACCGCCTTGTTCCGTGTTGCCGAGGCGTGCTCGGGGGTGAAGTTCCTGATCGCGATGCTCGCTTATGGCGTGCTGGTTGCCAATGTCTGCTTCAAGAGCTGGCCGCGCCGGATCGGCATCATTACGGTCGCGATCATTGTTCCGGTGCTGGCCAATGGCGTGCGAGCCTTCGGAACGATCTATATCGCGCACCACCACGGGCTCGATTTTGCCGCCGGGTTCGATCACATCTTCTATGGCTGGGTGTTCTTCGCTTTGGTGCTGCTGCTGGTGATGGCGATCGGCTGGCGGTTTTTCGACCGGCAGGTCACCGATCCGTTCATCGAGCCTGCGCTGGCCGAACGGCTGGCGGTGCAATCGCGCAAGGCCGGCCCGCAGCCGCGCCCGGTGCTGATCGGCGCTGCGCTGCTGGTCGCAGCGCCTCTGGGCTGGGCGCTCGCCGGACTGCCCGCGCCGGCATCTCTCCCTGCGCGCGACACGCTGCCCGACATCGCCGGATGGCAGCGGCAAAATTATGACCCGACCGCCGAATGGACCCCGCGCGCCGATGGCAGCAACCGCACACTGATCGCCAGCTTCGTCCGCGATGGCAGGCGGGTCGATGTCTTCGCCGCGCTGTATGACGGCCAGTCCGAAGGCCGCGAGATCACAGGCTTCGGCCAGGGTGCGCTCGATCCCGATGGCACCTGGTCGTGGGTGGAGGCAGGGCCTGCGCTTGCCGATGGCCGTGCGGACATCATCACCGGACCGAGCCGGGTTGTGCGCGATGTCGCGACCTTCTACCGCGTCGGTGATGTACAGACCGGCAGCAACCTCGGTATCCGGCTCGAATCGCTCAAGGCGCGTCTGCTGCGCCGCAGCCAGAGCGCGATGATCCTGATCGTTTCGGCAGAGCGCAGCGGCAACGGGTCCGAGCGAACGGCGATCGATGCGCTGCTTGCCGATGCCGGTGGCGCACGCAAGCTTGCCGAAACCGTGCTGGCGGAGCGCTGA
- a CDS encoding XrtA/PEP-CTERM system amidotransferase, with translation MCGIAGIFHLETAKPVDPARIRLMTDAMLHRGPDGNGCWTAPGIGLGHLRLSIIDLAGSAQPMLSEDEADVLTFNGEIYNFQEVRAELSVLGHRFRTSGDTEVILAAWRQWGVGCLDRLNGMFAFAIHDQRTQRLFIARDRLGVKPLHYAPLPDGSVIFASELKGLLAHPALRRAPDAQAVDDYLAFGYVPDHRCFVAGVKKLPAGHYLMLERGKPIPAPVQYWDVDFSRRARGSVADLEAELMHHMREAVASRMVADVPLGAFLSGGVDSSTVVALMAARSTQAVKTCSIGFDVAALDESDYARRIAARFATEHRSRTVSPDDIGIIDQVAAQFDEPFADASMLPTFRVCQLARENVTVALSGDGADEAFAGYRRHVFHHGEERVRNLLPQSLRGPVFGALGALYPKADWAPRPLRAKATLLSLARTGAEGYTDAVGVTGYAQRHALYSDSQRNALGSYRGEDHMIALMEAAPARTGLDAAQYADMKLWLPGDILTKVDRTSMAVSLEAREPLLDYRLIEFAATLPDAMRVRGGQGKWLMKRAMRGTLPDDILYRPKMGFVSPIAQWFRGPLVEQARAIASGSALARSGWFNTARLSEVAEAHIAGRSDNARLLWQLWMLDKALDRVF, from the coding sequence ATGTGCGGGATTGCGGGCATCTTCCATCTCGAAACCGCCAAGCCGGTTGATCCGGCGCGCATCCGGCTGATGACCGATGCGATGCTGCACCGCGGTCCCGACGGCAATGGCTGCTGGACCGCGCCGGGCATCGGCCTCGGGCACCTTCGCCTCTCGATCATCGACCTTGCGGGCAGCGCGCAGCCGATGCTGAGCGAGGACGAAGCCGATGTGCTGACGTTCAATGGCGAGATCTACAATTTCCAGGAGGTCCGCGCCGAGCTTTCCGTGCTGGGCCACCGCTTCCGCACCTCGGGCGATACCGAGGTGATCCTCGCTGCGTGGCGGCAATGGGGGGTGGGCTGTCTCGACCGGCTGAACGGCATGTTCGCCTTCGCGATCCACGACCAGCGCACCCAGAGGCTGTTCATCGCGCGCGATCGCCTGGGGGTGAAGCCGCTGCATTATGCGCCGCTCCCCGATGGCAGCGTGATCTTTGCGTCTGAACTCAAGGGCCTGCTCGCGCACCCGGCGCTGCGCCGCGCGCCCGATGCACAGGCGGTCGATGACTATCTCGCGTTCGGTTACGTCCCCGATCATCGCTGTTTCGTCGCGGGTGTGAAGAAGCTGCCCGCGGGCCATTATCTGATGCTCGAGCGCGGCAAGCCGATCCCTGCACCGGTGCAGTATTGGGATGTCGATTTCTCGCGCCGCGCGCGCGGCTCGGTCGCCGATCTCGAGGCCGAATTGATGCACCATATGCGCGAGGCGGTGGCCTCACGCATGGTCGCCGACGTACCCTTGGGCGCATTCCTGTCGGGCGGCGTCGACAGCTCGACTGTGGTCGCGCTGATGGCGGCACGCAGCACGCAGGCGGTGAAGACCTGCAGCATCGGCTTCGATGTCGCCGCGCTCGACGAGAGCGATTACGCGCGGCGGATCGCCGCGCGCTTTGCGACCGAGCACCGCAGCCGGACGGTTTCGCCCGACGACATCGGTATCATCGACCAGGTTGCAGCGCAGTTCGACGAGCCCTTCGCCGATGCCTCGATGCTGCCCACCTTCCGCGTGTGCCAGCTGGCGCGCGAGAACGTCACCGTTGCACTGTCGGGCGATGGCGCCGACGAGGCGTTTGCCGGATATCGCCGCCATGTCTTCCACCACGGCGAAGAACGCGTGCGCAACCTGTTGCCGCAATCCTTGCGGGGACCGGTGTTCGGTGCACTGGGTGCGCTCTATCCCAAGGCCGACTGGGCGCCGCGTCCGTTGCGCGCCAAAGCGACGCTGCTGTCCTTGGCCCGGACCGGGGCGGAAGGCTATACCGATGCAGTCGGCGTCACCGGCTACGCACAGCGGCATGCGCTCTATTCGGACAGCCAGCGCAATGCGCTCGGCAGCTATCGCGGCGAGGATCACATGATCGCGCTGATGGAGGCTGCACCCGCGCGCACGGGCCTTGATGCTGCGCAATATGCCGACATGAAATTGTGGCTGCCCGGCGACATCCTGACCAAGGTCGACCGCACCAGCATGGCGGTCAGTCTCGAGGCGCGCGAGCCTCTGCTCGACTACCGGCTGATCGAGTTTGCCGCGACGTTGCCCGACGCGATGCGCGTGCGCGGCGGGCAGGGCAAGTGGCTGATGAAGCGCGCGATGCGCGGCACGCTGCCCGATGACATCCTCTACCGCCCCAAGATGGGCTTCGTAAGCCCGATCGCGCAGTGGTTCCGCGGGCCGCTGGTAGAGCAGGCGCGCGCCATCGCGTCGGGCTCGGCGCTGGCGCGCAGCGGATGGTTCAACACCGCGCGACTGAGCGAAGTCGCCGAAGCGCATATCGCAGGCCGCAGCGACAATGCGCGGCTGCTGTGGCAATTGTGGATGCTCGACAAGGCGCTGGATCGGGTGTTCTAG